One region of Armigeres subalbatus isolate Guangzhou_Male chromosome 3, GZ_Asu_2, whole genome shotgun sequence genomic DNA includes:
- the LOC134223748 gene encoding uncharacterized protein LOC134223748, producing the protein MEQITKISTGRCVKQVHHTLHRASVRPLGALLLICLLASSLEVSARPSDAAKPVRSVSSSDLAPFSHHNQKRSTDENEYGDYFDDEYLHIRRCYEDEDVNELCQRCSKVTKSAIVFPMCCSNEDDTMDWCKAYVYYGIQN; encoded by the exons ATGGAGCAGATTACCAAG ATAAGCACAGGTCGCTGTGTCAAACAAGTACATCACACCCTCCATCGAGCTTCCGTTCGTCCGCTTGGGGCACTGTTGCTGATCTGTTTACTAGCTTCCTCACTTGAAGTTTCCGCCAGACCTTCAGACGCTGCTAAGCCCGTGCGATCGGTTTCATCGAGTGATCTGGCTCCCTTCTCGCATCACAACCAGAAACGCTCGACGGATGAGAACGAATACGGTGACTATTTCGACGACGAGTACTTGCACATAAGACGCTGCTATGAAGAC GAGGATGTCAACGAACTATGTCAAAGATGTTCGAAGGTAACAAAATCAGCGATAGTGTTTCCGATGTGCTGTAGCAATGAGGATGATACGATGGACTGGTGCAAGGCGTACGTCTACTATGGCATACAAAATTAA